The proteins below are encoded in one region of Apium graveolens cultivar Ventura chromosome 4, ASM990537v1, whole genome shotgun sequence:
- the LOC141721698 gene encoding zinc finger BED domain-containing protein RICESLEEPER 3-like — protein sequence MEKENGKKMIGPPSSNDWESATVFVKFLSTFYEVTLKFSGTLHQTSNNFYHEICEIHTMLAELVDQDHPLLSTMAVSMKRKYDKYWENADNINPMLFLAVVLDPGYKMRYLKYCFESVYDAETVARIVVKVESILHGLHVCYSTRVRDGCTKDSGGPSPV from the exons ATGGAAAAAGAGAACGGTAAAAAAATGATTGGACCTCCATCGTCTAATGATTGGGAGTCAGCAACTGTTTTTGTGAAATTTTTGTCTACCTTTTATGAAGTTACGTTGAAGTTTAGTGGCACTTTGCACCAAACTTCAAATAACTTTTATCATGAAATATGTGAGATTCACACTATGCTGGCCGAGTTAGTAGATCAAGATCATCCTTTATTGTCTACCATGGCTGTTAGCATGAAGAGAAAATACGACAAATATTGGGAAAATGCGGATAATATAAATCCAATGTTGTTCTTGGCTGTTGTACTCGATCCCGGGTACAAAATGAGGTACTTGAAGTACTGTTTTGAATCTGTATATGATGCTGAGACGGTTGCTAGGATTGTTGTGAAGGTGGAGTCGATTTTGCACGGCTTACATGTTTGTTATAGTACTAGAGTTAGAGATGGTTGTACTAAG GACAGTGGAGGTCCTTCTCCAGTTTAA
- the LOC141717320 gene encoding putative nucleoredoxin 1-1 translates to MQQPLSIQKLLATPERDYLVNNNGDQVPLDGLDHKAVGLYFCPCLDEHDELHTTGTLKKLYQELSENSKEFEIVLIYTHGWCEHHDDTCGRMVEDSFLNEIKTMPWLALPFNDTNCSKKLQRIFQQPQELGVPVPARMVIIGPHGKFIELLGTHILLSYGAPAYPFSFRSAVNLELEMLKKLKLEMFWDLDTVFMHTNGSRVRFSQYIGKRIIILFQNVPGTFNSFWREMKARYIRMKGTDDEFEVIHIYRGVYINRDKKIVASFPWFMHAHLDQGSEARKYINRVWPDVLTNCGLIAFDQEGSIVRMKKDPELGQNMVFPFYQDGDMENEVSLHVREYINIKCKLECVNEGPDPEDCYMT, encoded by the exons ATGCAGCAGCCTCTTTCCATTCAAAAACTCTTGGCCACTCCTGAACGTGATTATCTCGTCAACAACAATGGAGACCAG GTACCCCTCGATGGTCTTGATCATAAGGCAGTGGGCTTATATTTTTGTCCATGTCTAGATGAACATGATGAATTACACACCACAGGGACACTTAAGAAGCTTTATCAAGAGTTGTCAGAAAACTCGAAAGAGTTTGAGATTGTTCTTATATACACACACGGCTGGTGCGAGCATCATGATGATACATGTGGTCGCATGGTTGAAGATTCTTTCTTGAATGAAATTAAGACAATGCCTTGGTTGGCACTTCCTTTTAACGACACAAATTGTAGTAAGAAGTTGCAGAGGATTTTCCAACAACCCCAAGAGCTCGGAGTGCCAGTACCGGCAAGGATGGTGATTATTGGACCTCATGGAAAATTCATCGAACTGTTGGGCACTCATATATTGTTGAGTTATGGTGCTCCAGCATACCCGTTCAGCTTTCGCAGTGCTGTCAATTTAGAGCTTGaaatgttaaaaaaattaaagctGGAGATGTTCTGGGATCTGGACACTGTCTTTATGCACACAAATGGGTCCCGAGTTCGATTTTCACAATATATTGGCAAGAGAATCATAATCTTATTTCAGAACGTCCCTGGTACATTTAACAGTTTTTGGAGGGAGATGAAAGCAAGGTATATTAGGATGAAGGGCACCGACGATGAGTTCGAAGTTATCCACATCTATAGGGGGGTCTATATTAATCGTGATAAGAAGATTGTAGCATCTTTCCCATGGTTTATGCATGCTCATCTTGATCAGGGCTCAGAAGCAAGGAAGTATATAAACCGTGTTTGGCCCGATGTTctgacaaattgtggacttattGCATTTGATCAGGAAGGATCGATTGTTAGAATGAAAAAAGACCCTGAACTTGGACAAAATATGGTATTTCCCTTTTATCAGGATGGAGATATGGAAAACGAGGTCTCGCTGCATGTGAGAGAGTACATTAATATTAAATGTAAATTAGAATGTGTAAATGAAGGGCCAGACCCAGAAGACTGCTACATGACATAA